The stretch of DNA AAATCGTAAGGTTTTGACATGTAGCATAATTTATGAATGCATGATTCAGGACGTTTCGTTCTTGGGGGGACCATACTGCCCCTATCTATCCTACATCATTGAAGATACGGATGGctgttttgaaaggtttaaagTAACCTACAAAAGTTTAGAACAATGAACCACGCCGTATGACGAAGAGGATTAGTTGCTGAATTTCTTCTCGCCTATCATGTAATGTTCTCATTTGGAATAACATATACATAGCTAGCAGGGCAATCAGGAAGATAAGACGAGTCGTTCGATAGTAGGTTCCGTAATTCTAACTGAATCCGAACTATTCTGATGAAAATCGAAACCTGATAAGAGGTCCAAATAAGGGCCGCAAATTCAACATTCTATGATCAGACTACCGAGTAATACTTTTTGTGCGCAGACGCCAGTAAATTGACAAGACACGCTTTCTCGTTTGCTCCGTtcgtagtaaagggtgtgtcacatcaaattgcatcacggaaaaaacgctgtagaaattcgcccagtagaccgatccttttgaaaattttagacagtaaaataaaaactattaaacaacttttggcattttctttttattcatacttcgagcccaagcccgtatgctcgcaccttcctctttaccccgtccataaggttctgtacaacgtcaggttgtagtttttatttaacagaaatccattttttcttgaaatcctcctccgatttgacaacttttgggttcttccggagggccggcttcataatcgcccaatatttctctattgggcgaagctccggcgcgttgggcgggttcatttcctttggtgaccccgttggcttcgtaccactccaacacgtcctttgaatagtggcacgaagcgagatccggccagaagatggtcgggccctcgtgctgcttcaatagtggtagtaagcgcttctctaggcactccttaaggtaaacctgcccgtttaccgtgccggtcatcacgaagggggcgctccgctttccgcaaatgcagatcgcttgccacaccatgtactttttgtcaaacttggatagtttctgcttgcgaatatcctccggaacgctgaattcgtcctctgcggagaagaacaacaggcccggcagctgatgaaagtccgctttgacgtaggtttcgtcgtccattaccaggcaatgcggcttcgtcagcatttcggtgtacagcttccgggctcgcgtcttccccaccatgttttgcctttcgtcgcggttaggagccttctgaaccttgtatgtacgcaggccctcctgctgcttggtccgctggacgaatgaacttgacaaattcagcttattggcgacatcccggaccgaacttctcggatcacgtccaaactgcttaactacgcgcttgtgatctttttcactgacggagcatccatttttgccgttcttcaccttccggtcgatggttaggttctcgaactatcgttttagtactctgctgaccgtggattggacgattcccagcatcttaccgatgtcccgatgtgacaactccggattctcgaaatgagtgcacaggattaattcacgacgctctttttcgttcgacatttttccaaatttactcaaaattgacagtgaaacatggccaacatgatctatacactcttatctgattataagcgaaagctgaagatataattcctaaaaattaaatttctacagcgtgttttccgtgatgcaatttgatgtgacacaccctttataacttGTTTCGTTACGACACGATCGAACGCGTTTCGGTATTATTTACTTTTTCAACTGCTGTTATGtgcagtttttgttttttgaaagtgGCTTTGAAGCAGTAATTGTCTGTGGAGGGGCAGTTGTTTTCAGTCTGCAGGAGGAACTTCCCTCAGAGTGATTTGCAGCAGCAGCATTTCAGATGAAAAATATTCGCCGTTAAATCATCCGTTTGTACGGTGCTTCCACCGATTTTTACAGCTATTTTCTGGAGGCCAGGTTCTAGAGACAATTTAACAGTGacagaagaaagaaagaaagaaaaaagcatTTCATGTtaatttttcttccattttaCGTTTCTGTTTGCGCGTGGTTTTGTTTCTGCGCCCCGGAACTATGAATCATCGCAATTTAAATAGGTGTGCGTGTAATTCCATACGCCCTCTCGAATATAGATATTCGCTCTGACGCAGTGTATACTTTTGAAAGTTCTCATGCAATGACGGTTTTTAACTTTTTACTTTTTCTTACCACAAATCATTACCACTTTTTCCTCttaagttccacttctcttctctgctatCATCTTCTTTTTCATGTAACGAATATCTTGAGTGCATGATACAATATGCTAGAACGAAGTAAATAGAATACCAGTGAAAGAACTGGCAGCTTCCGGAGAGGAAATATGAGAAAGAGAAACACAGGGTGTATCACACGAAACAAGATAAGTATCAATCATAACATTAAATATCTAAAATTTAGAATCGACAATCATATGACTCAATTATCGTGTAGCATTTGAGGAGGATTTGTCTGCTTTGATTGGTTCTCTTCATTGACTCTCTTCCAATAACCACGGTCTTGCAGTCAGATTTTGCCCTATTTTGCCACATCGTTTAACAAACGAAGTTCTATTCTACACTCTTGATCGTCGACCATATCTGACTGTGCTTTTATTGCTAAGTTATCAATGTAAGAGAATGTTGAGGAAGAGAGTTGTACGAAATTAAAGCGAAGTGGATGTTTGGTTTCGGTTGTCAGTGGAGCGTTGCTTAACCGGCCACCGACACGAAGGATGTTGTCTCGATCGATGAATGGGTTCAACCATTTGAGTGGCGAATTTTTCGCGACTCGTTCCCCACTTGTAAGGTTGGAAATTTCCTCCGCAAACATTTCGGCTTGCGCCAAACGACATAAGAAGTTTTCTGCTCTACGAAGTTCCGACGAATTAAGCGGATCAGGCATTACTAGTGCTGATGACGATGttcgatggttttaaattttctgaattcTCACGTTGAGCTAAATAACGGCTATGTAGGTTTTCTATGTAGCGTTGACAGAAAGCTGTGACACGACGTAACTTGGTGAAACTCGAGAACCGACTGAATAATTCATTGCAAAATGTAGACTGTACTGACGTCATTGCAATTAATGGAGATTTTCGGCTTTCCGACAATGCACCAGCGGTTTCTTCCTTGGAAAATGAGGTGATGGGCCAGCAGTCAGAAGGAAGTGCTAACCATGGTGGCCCTCTCCACCATCTAGTGCGGGTGATAATATCTGCAGGCTGTAGTCCTCTGGAGATATCATCAGCGGGATTGTCAATACCCGCAACATGTTTCCAACAGTCAACATTGGTGTTGAGTTGGATTTGTGAAACTCGATTCGACACAAATGTTTTCCAGCGGCTTGGCGAAGCGTGTAACCATTGAAGGACCGTGGTAGAATCCGTCCAAAAGTGAACAGTCGAAGGAGTTTGAAGGGCGTTGTTAACCTTCTTGAAGAGCAGCATAGATAGATGTGCTCCGCATAGCTCTAGTCTAGCAATGGAATGTCGGGTTGACAATGGGGCGACCTTTGACTTGGAAGTCAATAATTGGACCGAGATTTTATCGGATGTTTCAGTCCTGACGTAACAACAGGTACCATATGCGTTTTCCGACGCATCAGAGAAGAAATGAAGCTGAATGCTGACGGAGTCAGGCATCGATACAAATCGCGGGATACGAGCTTCACTAAGGAGATTGAGTGTAGAATGGAACTGTTTCCATTCTTCTTGCAGTTTCAATGGGAGGGGAGTGTCCCAGTCCCAGCTTTGGCCGTTGTGCTTCAGAGCCCACAAACGCTGCATGAACAGTTTGGCCTTAGAAATCGTAGGACCGACTAGTCCGAGCGGATCGAAGATCCGTGCGATGTATGACATCACCTTTCGTTTTGTCAGAACGGCAGCGGGAAGCGGCAAATGAACATTGAACCGGAGTGTGTCGGACTTTGGTTCCCAGACAAGAATAAGAGTGGAGACAGCTTGCTCGTCCTGGAGGCTACGGTACGGAAGAATGGCCAAATCCTCTGGCGGCACATCCTCAAGAACTTCAGTTGCATTAGATGCCCACTTTTTCAGAGGAAACCCAGCGGAGCTGAGCATTGCGGATAATTCCCGACGAAGTTTGATTGCTGATTCTACGTCTGCTGCACCAGTGAGCAGATCATCGACATAAAAATCTTCCCGAAGTGATCTCACTGCGTGGAAATCTGATCCACCATAATCATTTGCAAGTTGCTGGAGTGTTTTCGTCGCAAAGTAAGGAGCAGACGATGTACCGTAGGTAACCGTCTTCAATTGATATGTAGAAATGGGATGGTCTGGACTCGATCGCCACAGAATGCGTTGAAATGACTGATCATCGGGGTGAACCAGTACCTGCCGGTACATTTTTTCAATGTCGGCAACAATTACAACATGATGTATTCGGAACTTCATGACGATGGAAAGTAAGTCACGTTGGACGACAGGACCAACCAGTAATGTGTCGTTTAGCGAATAACCAGAAGCTGACTTGCACGATGCATCAAACACAACCCTGGTTTTCGTTGTGGTGCTTGTCTCTTTGAATACTGAGTGATGTGGTAGGTAAAAATGAGGTATTGTATCATTCACAGGTCCTTTAATCTGCTCCATGTGTCCAAGTTGCACATATTCATCCATGAAGCGATGATACGCTTTCCTCGTGACTGGATCTCGCTGCAATCGTCGCTCTAAACTAAAGAGTCTGCGTTCGGCGACAGATCTCGAATCTCCCAGTATAACTTCCGGTTTTTCTGTTCTGGGTAGACGAACGACGTATCGCCCTGATGGATCACGAATAGTTGTTGTTTTATATAATTCTTCACAATAATTTTCTTCGTCGGAGAACGAAGAACAAGTTGGAACAGTTTCTATCTCCCAAAACTTCTGAAGTACTGTTTCCAGACAATCATTTGCGGTGGAAAGGAAACAAACGTTTGGCGTTTGAGAAATGGAATTGGTCGTAGAACCAGACACCGCCCATCCGAATGGCGTTTCAGCAAGCCATGGACGATTATTCCCAAGTGAAATTCTTTGTCCTGTATGCAGTTCCCAGAATGATTCACTCCCTATGACGAGGTCAATTTTCCCAGGGACATTGAACTGAGGATCAGCCAATACAACATTAGGGATGTTCCATTCCGACGTATTGATAGGAACAGTCGGCAGCTCTGCCGATGGATGCTTCAAAACTAGAAATTCCATCTTCGTGGAGAATGGTTGAAATGGTGATTCGATAGTGGCGGTAATCGCGCTCCTAATCTTCTGTGTTGATAAACCGATTCCTGCGATGGAAACGTCTACCTTGATGCGACGATTGAAGAGGCTCTTAGCCAGCTGTTGCGACATAAAATTCGACATTGATGCTGAATCGAGTAGTGCCCGTGCCTTATGTGTGTTTCCGTGATCATCAACAACATTGAGGACAACCGTTTCCAGCAAAACCGTGGGGCATGCGGATTGGACCGTCATGCTAACCTGAGATGTAGCCGAAGAACTACTGGAGGGATCCACGCGACCTGACGTGGATGGAagcgattgttgaacgggagaaGACGATGATACGGAAGAGTTTTGCGACACTTTGGCTGAATCGTGCAGCAACGTATGATGCCTGTCATGACAAGTACGACAGGAGAATTTAGAATTGCACTTCTTCACATGATGACCGGAGCTTAAACAATTCCAACACATTCGTTTCTGCGAAACTAATTCGCGACGTTGACGGACATTTTTCGTAAGAAACACAGGACAATTTCGAAGGTTATGGCTGTCTGAGCAGGATAGTATGCACTGAACTTGAGAACTATTCACTGCGTTTGCGGAAAATTTCACTCTTGGAATTTGGTGTGTAGTTGTCGTCTTTGATAGTGAGGGTTGATGGTGATCTGAACCGACGGTATTCAAAATACGAACTCTTTGGTAAAGGAATTCAACAAATTCATCGTATTTGACATCATCTTTATTGCTTGTTTTTTCCTCCCAAGCCCTCAAAGTAGATTGATCTAATTTATATGAAAGTAGGTTAATAAGCGGTGTGTCCCAATGGTGTACATGCTCGTCTAATTTTGCGAGAGCTCGTACATGACGCTGAAAGTCGTCGATCAGCCCGTGAATACGTTTGCCTACTTCTTCTTTCACTACTGGCAAGTCGTAAAGAGCTCGAAAAAGTTGTCTTTTTAGAAAACGACGGTTATCGTACCTCTTAAGCAGGACCTCCCAGCTGACAGCGTAATTATCTGCTTCAATATCGATGGATTCAAACGGCTTCTTTGCTTCTCCTTCAAGTGACTGCAACAAGTATTGCAATTTGGCGACGGTGGGAATGTCCCCATTCGAGTGGACCATGGACGTGAATGTGTCCCTAAACGACAACCAACGTGAAAAATCACCATTGAATTTGGGGAGGTCGATTTTCGGAAGACGAAGGTGAAAATTGGTAGGGTACGATGATGAATTCGCAGTAATCGAtgtatttaacaaagtttgatttGCATCGTTCGAACGTCTGGACAGGAGGAAACCCTTCGCTTCACAAAACCGTTGTTCAAAATCGACACGTTCTTCCAAATGCGCTTCCAGCATCTCCGATTTGTCTAGTCTCTCAATGGCATCCTGAACTTCGAGAAAACTAGCGTTGACCCGATCCAAAGACTCTAATCGTACCGAGATTTGATGAGTATCACGCTCTGCGTCGTAATTCTCAATAAATTTTTCGATTGCGTTACGTGTTGCAAAAAGTCCTTGCTGTTGAACCAAACGCTCAGCCAGCATTTTCTCCTCTTTCGGTGGCATTGTGATCCAATCAATGAAATTCTATTCGACAAAAACTAGCTGATCTCAGGCGAAACCGAACCaaacgagaacaatacacaaatcGAATCGATTGCTCCTTCCCGTCGCGGTGTATTGATCTATCGCGATCGCGAAATCGAACGGAAGTGAGCAGTTTATTTAATCGAATCGTGAATCTCCTTCCCGTCGCGAACGTACCCACTTCTACGCGGTATCGCAAATCGAGGGCGCGAAACGGTTTTCCACTCGATTCGCGTACCGTCAATCACCAATTGCCACAATGACTCTAATAATCAGTCACCCAACTTTGAATTGTATGTATAAAACTTAATTGAAGCTACTGCAAATCACATGCGAATAATATGGAACGTACTCACCGGGAAACTCGACCGGGAAATGTGATTTTTAAGAATGGTGCTCCTTCCACCACTTCATTAGGCAGGAATTTTCCGATGTGAATTCAGCGTCCAAAATGGCGTGGCGTCCATGAATAGTCGTGTTCGCAAAATGGACGACTCGTCCTCAGAATCTTCACCACAATGAATAGAGTAGCATCCGCCTTGATGCTATCCCAAGCGCAATACGCGATTTTTCGATTGCACTCACTGCCAATTCTGGCTTTATCAATTTTTGATAGTTGAATTCACACACGAACGAACTTATAGCTTCGACCACAATTTCGACTGCTTGCGAAAGCAGAATTACCGACGTGTATTCACGACGCAATGGCGCAATGTTTGTCCGTCTTGGTATCACTTCCAACCACTAACGCGTTTCAATAACGAACCGATATCAGTTTTATTCGAACGACACACGCGATGCACTTTCTGGCCGGAACACCttcgatccggttcgaaggaccaaatgtACGAAATTAAAGCGAACACTGTAGTCCGGTTTCGAAGGACTTTCTTCACTGCAATATGCAGCACCAGAAACGCACCGAAATGTACAATTGTACGCGCGTCACTTGAGCGGAAACGGATCTTTGTCACCGGATGAAACGCGTGAGCTTAACAGCCGACTGGGACGACGAAACGAatagaaaaatactttgtgAGATCACACCGAATGAATTAAACACTTGTATATCGTATGATGATTTATTGGCGAAAGAGAGAGTGCATGTGGATTACATGCGTAATTTATAGTTTCTTGTGCCTATTGTTTTTCGGCAAAGCATTTTTGGGGAATTGTTCTCGGACAGTGGTCAGTGACCACGGACGACGATTTTGTCATACCGTCGCGTGAGTGTTATGTGAGAGTGTGacaattatttttaacttttattttatttagattCTGATCAAGAGTCGATCGTTGCGGATGGATCCTTATCGGGAGTTGTGCGGGAATTCATACATAATGAATCGTTGATTGTTTTTTCCAAGTCGTAAATCATAAAACGTGAGTTATAAATCGTAGATCGCGAATCGCAAAGGGTCAATCCTTTGATACTttaatttacttttctttattcTGTTTATCATGCGAATGGAGTTCGACAGAAATTATCtcggttatatatatatatatatatatatatatgactgtaaggacgtgtaaggactgtaaggacgtggccggcgtcgttattgaccatttaaagctcgaatcaccgaaaattgcacaacgagaatgatttgctagtatCAAGTGTCattttgtgtgttctttgtgcaatttggttggttcaggtcaatcacggagagcaactacgaattgtgcagtctacccaagctcaagcagATGCCAGTAAATTGACAAGTGAAGcatcaaacgaatcttaaaATATTGAAGGCTTTAGCCGTGACTAGCGAGGCGTGTTCGTTAAACCCCAACTTGGAGTCAATCATGACACCATGATCGCAAATCGAAGTATCTCGCGTTAGTGGAGCGGATCCAACTGCTTACTGATGGCCGATGGTGGTGTTGACGCTCATGTCGTTTTCAGTGCATCGTAATAGCAGTTCATCGATGTCATTCTGTAAGACAAGGCCATCGAGTGCAGTTACTCTAAttcagtggttttcaaccttttccGCTCCATTCCCCCCAATACGAAAATTAAGTGCTTCCAGTGCTTCCAGTGCTTccccctatcagtattttgtgagaaagtctgtagcatatcaataaaataatgaaagaatacAAACAGCTTTCAAGTTATACTCAAGTTATACCTGCATCTGAATgatttccgccaaaatcgtaattcttgagcacattgtcgaaaagcacacctcatgccatcttcgatatccactctgttacggtgttttctttccatcagcagcattgtaggaaatccagattcacataagTTCTACACACaagacaacaacactcgtaacgcttaAATAAATCGATCATTTGCAGATCGATGAGTTTGTCCTGAAATTGATCTGAAACTCTCGTTACTGCCAGTCGAAAGGGACttcaaaccatgtccaaatcttgttctttgatataaggaaaatatgtttcaagtttaacttgttgtaaaaacatattgacaaatgctgtacaatttccttttaaatggtcttctgtactgtttcgtcgtctgttccaCAATCATTCTctgacgaaagtctttcaaacattgtgAAGTTGTTCAATCGAACATTACATTccagatttggaaatgtttgccgaggatcgcaaattttagcgtattcaataaagtttttgttgcATTTTTTGTTAATCATTGTCAAACTCAAATCGAAGTAAATGTGCAATAGTCCCTTGCAgaattccccccttttaatgaccaaattccccactaggaggaattccccaccggttgaaaatcactgctcTAATTTGACTAAAAGAACAAACAGCAGTGGGCCAAGTACGCTTCCTTGTGGTACTCCTGATATGATTTTGAAGAT from Toxorhynchites rutilus septentrionalis strain SRP chromosome 3, ASM2978413v1, whole genome shotgun sequence encodes:
- the LOC129775260 gene encoding uncharacterized protein LOC129775260, which gives rise to MPPKEEKMLAERLVQQQGLFATRNAIEKFIENYDAERDTHQISVRLESLDRVNASFLEVQDAIERLDKSEMLEAHLEERVDFEQRFCEAKGFLLSRRSNDANQTLLNTSITANSSSYPTNFHLRLPKIDLPKFNGDFSRWLSFRDTFTSMVHSNGDIPTVAKLQYLLQSLEGEAKKPFESIDIEADNYAVSWEVLLKRYDNRRFLKRQLFRALYDLPVVKEEVGKRIHGLIDDFQRHVRALAKLDEHVHHWDTPLINLLSYKLDQSTLRAWEEKTSNKDDVKYDEFVEFLYQRVRILNTVGSDHHQPSLSKTTTTHQIPRVKFSANAVNSSQVQCILSCSDSHNLRNCPVFLTKNVRQRRELVSQKRMCWNCLSSGHHVKKCNSKFSCRTCHDRHHTLLHDSAKVSQNSSVSSSSPVQQSLPSTSGRVDPSSSSSATSQVSMTVQSACPTVLLETVVLNVVDDHGNTHKARALLDSASMSNFMSQQLAKSLFNRRIKVDVSIAGIGLSTQKIRSAITATIESPFQPFSTKMEFLVLKHPSAELPTVPINTSEWNIPNVVLADPQFNVPGKIDLVIGSESFWELHTGQRISLGNNRPWLAETPFGWAVSGSTTNSISQTPNVCFLSTANDCLETVLQKFWEIETVPTCSSFSDEENYCEELYKTTTIRDPSGRYVVRLPRTEKPEVILGDSRSVAERRLFSLERRLQRDPVTRKAYHRFMDEYVQLGHMEQIKGPVNDTIPHFYLPHHSVFKETSTTTKTRVVFDASCKSASGYSLNDTLLVGPVVQRDLLSIVMKFRIHHVVIVADIEKMYRQVLVHPDDQSFQRILWRSSPDHPISTYQLKTVTYGTSSAPYFATKTLQQLANDYGGSDFHAVRSLREDFYVDDLLTGAADVESAIKLRRELSAMLSSAGFPLKKWASNATEVLEDVPPEDLAILPYRSLQDEQAVSTLILVWEPKSDTLRFNVHLPLPAAVLTKRKVMSYIARIFDPLGLVGPTISKAKLFMQRLWALKHNGQSWDWDTPLPLKLQEEWKQFHSTLNLLSEARIPRFVSMPDSVSIQLHFFSDASENAYGTCCYVRTETSDKISVQLLTSKSKVAPLSTRHSIARLELCGAHLSMLLFKKVNNALQTPSTVHFWTDSTTVLQWLHASPSRWKTFVSNRVSQIQLNTNVDCWKHVAGIDNPADDISRGLQPADIITRTRWWRGPPWLALPSDCWPITSFSKEETAGALSESRKSPLIAMTSVQSTFCNELFSRFSSFTKLRRVTAFCQRYIENLHSRYLAQRENSENLKPSNIVISTSNA